The Thermoanaerobaculia bacterium nucleotide sequence AGAAGCCGATCGAGATCGCGTCGGTGAAGACCGTCAGCGTGTTCTCGCCGTCGCCGTCGATCGCGAACGTCAGCCGATGCCGGACGAACGTCCACGTCCACGGCAGCTCGACGGTCGTCGAGGACGAGGCCGGAAGATCGACGGTTCCGGACGCGATCTCGGTTCCGTCGAGCGTCCATCGAAAGGGGAGCGCCGGTCGCGAAACCGCCTTCCAGTTCCGGACGTGCGCGATCCAGGCGACCGGCTGTCCGGGAGCCGGCCATCCGTCCCGGTCGGGATGCGGGCTGTCCCATACGTAATCGATCGAGGGCGTCCGGCTGATCCAGCCGACCGTGATGTCCGGATCGCGGTCCGCCCGGGCGGCGGGCGAAAAGAGGAGGAGCGCGGAAAGGAGAAACGTGAAGCGGCGCATCACCGGTCGATTCGAGATTAGAGCAGAAGGACGAGCCCCGGCCAACGCCGGCCGCAGGATTTCGACAGCGGTTCAGTCTTCGGCGATCGGCGTCCCCTGCGCGGAAGCGAGCCGCCACCTTCCGTCGGCGACCACGAACACGTGCGTGTACCGGCTCTTGGCCGAAAACGGAGCATCTCCCGCGTGTCCGGCCATCGACGTTCGGCCGGTGACGATCGCCGCCGTTCCGTGGACGCGCACGCGCGGCTCGCCGGCGTCGATCCGTTCGAAGGAGAGTCGTCCCGTGCGGATCGCGGCGAGAAACGCCTCCTTCCCGATCTCGCCGCCGCGCGCGACGTCGACCAGGAGGAAGTCCGGCGTGAGGAGGTCGTCGAGCGCGCCGAGATTGCCGGAAAGGAGCGCGGAGAAGAAACGACGATCGGCGGTGGAGGGTTCGTCGGCCATGGGGGCGAATGATAGCGCTTGCGCGCACGCTTTTCCGGCCTCCCGACCTTCGCGCGCCTGTCCGGAATGACCCGAACGCGTCATGCGGGCGATTCGGAGTTCGCGTACGCTCGGGAGCGTGCACGAGTACTTCGAGCACGGGGCGGACGTCGGAGTCCGCGGCTTCGGCCGATCCCCGTCGGAGGCCTTCGCGGGCGCCGCGGGCGGGCTGTTCCACCTGATCGACGCCGATCTCGAGCTCGTGCGTCCCGAGATCGAAGAGACCTTTACGGTGGAGGCGTCCGACCTCGAGGCGCTGCTGATCGCGTATCTCAACGAGCTGATCTCGCTCTTCGACGGACGCCGCGTCCTCTTCTCGCGGTTCCGCGTCCGCATCGACGAAGATCGGGACCGCGGAATCTTCCGCCTGCGCGGAGAAGCCGCGGGGGAGAGGTTCGACCCCGCCCGGCACGAGGGAGTGGTCGAGCCCAAAGGGGCGACGTACACCGCGACCCGGGTCGCCCGATCCGACGGGCGGTGGCTCGCCCAGTGCGTCGTGGACGTCTAGGGAAAGGGGTTCGGCATGGAATCGTCCGTCGCGGCGGCACGGGTCGGCGGATTCACCGAGGTCGAACCGAACGTCTGGGATCTCCCGGCGTCCGGTGCGATGCGGGTCCCCGGGAGGATCTACGCGAGCCGCGCGCTCGTCGAGGCGCTCGACGAGAAGGTCCGGGAGCAGGTGACGCACGTGGCGTCGCTCCCCGGCATCGTCGAGGCATCCTTCGCGATGCCGGACGCGCACTGGGGCTACGGCTTCCCGATCGGAGGAGTCGCGGCGTTCGACCCGGAACGAGGGGGCGTGATCTCGGCCGGCGGCGTCGGCTTCGACATTTCGTGCGGCGTGCGGACCTACCGGACGGGGTTGAAGGCGGCGGATCTCGGAGAGAAGCTGGAGACGGTCGCTCACGACCTCTACCGCACCGTGCCCGCCGGGATCGGCTCGCAGGGAGCCATCCGCCTCGACGACGCCGAGCTCGACCAGATGCTGCTCGGGGGCGCCCGCTGGGCGGTCGAGCGAGGATGGGGAGAGGCGGCGGACCTGCCGCGCGTCGAGGAGCGCGGGTGCGTGGCCGGCGCGAACCCCCGGGCGGTGAGCCGGCGCGCGAGGGATCGCCAGCACGGCGAAGTCGGAACGCTGGGATCCGGCAACCACTACCTGGAGCTCCAGGCGGTCGACAAGGTCTTCGACGAGGCCGCCGCCGCGGCTTACGGCGTCGAGGGCGGAGACCTCCTCGTCACGATCCACTGCGGCTCCCGGGGGCTCGGGCACCAGATCGGCACGGAGTTCATGCAGTCGCTCGCGAATGCCGGGCCCCGCTACGGCATCCTCCTTCCCGACCGCGAGCTCGCGTGCGCGCCGATCCGTTCTCCGGAGGGGGAGGAGTATCTCGGAGCGATGCGCGCGGCGATCAACGGGGCGCTCGCCAATCGGGAGGTGATCGGCTCGCTCGTGCGGAGAGTCTTCGACCGCCATTTTCCCGCGGCACGGCTGACGCTCCTCTACGACGTCTCGCACAACACCTGCAAGGCCGAGGAGCACGTCGTCGGCGGCTTTCCGCGGAAGCTCTTCGTCCACCGGAAAGGCGCGACCCGCGCGTTCGGACCGGGTCATCCGGAGCTGCCCGACGAATACAAAGCGGTCGGACAGCCGGTCCTGATCGGGGGAACGATGGGGACGTATTCGTTCATCCTCGCCGGGACCCGGGAGTCCGAGTCCCGCGCGTTCTCGTCGTCCTGCCACGGCGCGGGGCGGAAGATGAGCCGCACGCAGGCGAAGAAACTCTGGCAGGGCAAGGCGCTCATCCGCGAGCTCGGCGCCGGGGGAATCGTGATCAAGGCCCACAGCGCGGCGGGTGCCGCGGAAGAAGCCCCGGGAGCCTACAAGGACGTCGAGGAAGTCGCGGCGGTCGCGGAGGCCGTCGGGCTCTCGAAGCGCGTCGCCCGGGTCCGACCGGTCGCCTGCGTCAAGGGGTGAGCTCGCGGGGCCGGCGTCGCGCCGGAGCTTCCGCCCGGGCGGAGGGCCGAAGAGCGGCTACCGGGCGTCCGGCCAGACGACCGCGAAATCGGATCCGCAAGCGGGGCAGACCGCGTTGGCGGAGAGTTCTCCCGACTCCGTGAGAACGTCGTACTCCTGCTCGTCGACCGCGATCGCGTCGGCTTCTCCCCGCGAGGCGGCGCAGACGCGGGAGCAGTAGAGGGTCCCCTTCTTCCCGACATACCCGATCGGCAGCGTGGCTTCCATGATTCCTCCTGGACCATCGTCATCAGATCGCCGCGCGAGCGCGCGCGACAGATCCGTCTGGATCACCTCGCGTCGGATCGGGGCCCCGAGCGCGCCGACGGGAAGTTGGCACGCGGCCTGCTTTGTCTCTCATCGTCGTCCGAAGGAGGTACAACGATGAAGGTCTCGAAGAACGTTCCGCGCCCGATCTGTGCCTGCGGGAATCCGCGATGCCCGTTGCCGAAGTTCCAGGCCATCCTGAAATTCGGCCGACGTCTTTCGACCGCCGCGGTTCCGCGTCCCGCTTCGTCGACGCTTTCCGCCGCCTGATTCTCGAGTCCGAAGGCGTATTCGTGGTGGTTGGCCGTCAACGGCGTGCCGCCGCCGTCTTCGCCGCCCGCGTTCCCGCCGGAAACGTACAGGAGCCGGTGGCCCCTCGACCTGCATGTCCTCCTCCCGGCTGCTCGAACGGGTCATCGCACCCGCGGCGATCGTGATCCTGGCTTTTGGCAAGGCGAGCGCCACGGGGTTCCGGGGGATGCCGGTGCCGGGCGAACATCGGGCCG carries:
- a CDS encoding archease, translated to MHEYFEHGADVGVRGFGRSPSEAFAGAAGGLFHLIDADLELVRPEIEETFTVEASDLEALLIAYLNELISLFDGRRVLFSRFRVRIDEDRDRGIFRLRGEAAGERFDPARHEGVVEPKGATYTATRVARSDGRWLAQCVVDV
- a CDS encoding nuclear transport factor 2 family protein, whose protein sequence is MADEPSTADRRFFSALLSGNLGALDDLLTPDFLLVDVARGGEIGKEAFLAAIRTGRLSFERIDAGEPRVRVHGTAAIVTGRTSMAGHAGDAPFSAKSRYTHVFVVADGRWRLASAQGTPIAED
- a CDS encoding RtcB family protein codes for the protein MESSVAAARVGGFTEVEPNVWDLPASGAMRVPGRIYASRALVEALDEKVREQVTHVASLPGIVEASFAMPDAHWGYGFPIGGVAAFDPERGGVISAGGVGFDISCGVRTYRTGLKAADLGEKLETVAHDLYRTVPAGIGSQGAIRLDDAELDQMLLGGARWAVERGWGEAADLPRVEERGCVAGANPRAVSRRARDRQHGEVGTLGSGNHYLELQAVDKVFDEAAAAAYGVEGGDLLVTIHCGSRGLGHQIGTEFMQSLANAGPRYGILLPDRELACAPIRSPEGEEYLGAMRAAINGALANREVIGSLVRRVFDRHFPAARLTLLYDVSHNTCKAEEHVVGGFPRKLFVHRKGATRAFGPGHPELPDEYKAVGQPVLIGGTMGTYSFILAGTRESESRAFSSSCHGAGRKMSRTQAKKLWQGKALIRELGAGGIVIKAHSAAGAAEEAPGAYKDVEEVAAVAEAVGLSKRVARVRPVACVKG